The genome window TAGCCATCGGCGGCACCAATCTGGATAAAAACACCTATGCAATCATCAAGGCGATGTTGCAGGGCGTGAAATACCCCAGAATTACCAACGATGAGTTGGAACCAATCCACTGTGACTGGTCCAAACTGAAGAAGTAATCCAATCTTCCCGCTACTTACGTCAGTGAGGAGGGGAGAACCCTCCTCACTGAGATTGTGGAGGTAAAAAATTGCATGAATACCAGCGTCGTTTTATCCCTGAAGAGCATTACCAAAAAATACCCTGGCGTTTTGGCGCTGGATCGTGTCTCACTCGATTTCTTTGCAGGTGAAGTCCATGCTTTGGTCGGTGAGAACGGCGCGGGAAAGTCGACATTAATCAAAGCCATTGCTGGCGCGATCAACCTTGATGGGGGAGTCATTCAAATTGGTGGTCAGGATTATCACCAGATGACTCCCCATCTCTCACGCAGTGCCGGAATTGAGGTTATTTATCAGGAATTCAACCTGGTGCCGACCATGTCGGTCGCTGAAAATATTTTCCTGGGTGAAAAGCCCAACACTTTGAATTTTGTAAATTACCGGCTGATGAAGAACCAAGCCAGGGAATTGTTCAGATTATTCGATGTAGATATGGACCCGGATGCGCTGGTACAGGACCTGTCGCCTGCCCAACAGCAGATTGTTGAAATTGCTAAAGCCGTTTCCAAAAATGTCAAAATCCTGATCATGGACGAACCCAGCGCTCCGCTATCGGTTTCCGAAGTAGAGCGTATGTTTGAGATTATTCGCCAATTGAAACGTAAAGGCGTCACTATTATTTACATTTCTCACCGCCTGGAAGAAATTTTCAAGATTTCAGACCGGGTTTCTGTATTGCGCGATGGGAAGTATGTGGCAACCAAACTGACCAGCGAGACCAACCGTGAAGAACTAATCCGCCTGATGGTTGGCAGGGAGTTAAAGGAAACTTACCCGGCGCGCACCAATCCTCCGGGAGAAATTGCGCTGGAGGTGAAGAACCTGTCAGGCAATGGAGTCAGGGATATTTCTTTCGTGGTGCGGAAGGGAGAAATCCTGGGCGTTGCTGGATTGGTGGGAGCGGGGC of Anaerolinea thermophila UNI-1 contains these proteins:
- a CDS encoding sugar ABC transporter ATP-binding protein, translating into MNTSVVLSLKSITKKYPGVLALDRVSLDFFAGEVHALVGENGAGKSTLIKAIAGAINLDGGVIQIGGQDYHQMTPHLSRSAGIEVIYQEFNLVPTMSVAENIFLGEKPNTLNFVNYRLMKNQARELFRLFDVDMDPDALVQDLSPAQQQIVEIAKAVSKNVKILIMDEPSAPLSVSEVERMFEIIRQLKRKGVTIIYISHRLEEIFKISDRVSVLRDGKYVATKLTSETNREELIRLMVGRELKETYPARTNPPGEIALEVKNLSGNGVRDISFVVRKGEILGVAGLVGAGRTEMAMLIFGAAPIESGEIRANGKLVRIRSPQDAIQHRIGLLTEDRKGKGLFLEMPVGWNITFPIVRKLSRFGVVDTQKEKSISEYYWQHLNIKTPSLEERVINLSGGNQQKVVLAKVLAADSAILIFDEPTRGIDVGAKQEIYHLMCELANNGNAILMISSDMEELLGMSDRIIVLCEGKLAGEVSKDNFSQDLILDLASGTH